TTAGCACTAGAACCACCGCAGGATTGATGagatttcaaatgtaaattaatCTGCATACTGTCAATGCAATGCGGtcgtctataaaaaaaaatagaaaaaagaataaggcaaaaaaacaaaacggataactgcattgcattcacaaacacagattgatttacattttaaatccaaacccGTCAAAATCACTACCGGCAGTTCCAGTGTTAATCTGCTATTTTTGGTTAACATACATGAACACAGTAGaggagttcttttttttaaaaacaaaatcaaaacacagtATTGCGGTTTAatgattatttgttttaagttggTAGGGAAAACACAGTATTGCTTGTTTTGAGATAATCTCAAATTAAAACCAGGAGAGATGTTTCCTTTACAGGGCTTACAATTCTaaatgcctaaaaaaaaaaaaaaaaaaaaaaaaaaaaaaaaaaaaaaaaaaacagtaacattgcCTCTCCTTGACAGTTAACAATTAGAAtgttcctttatttaaaaaaaaaatgtttttatctaataacaaacaaacaacaacaaagaaaaacagtgttctttaaaatatgtaaaaccttAAGTAACACGGGTAGGCAGCCAACCACAAAATAAACTTTAGAACAGAAAAACCTAAGCTTGAACTCTCTTAAGAACCATCACGCATAACACAGCATGAGCGAGTTACCTGTGGCCAACCAGCGATTACACTGTGTGATCAACCACAAGAACAACGCACTCATCACATACTAAAGAGGCTGCTTGAACTCTGCAGAAACACTGTTTGCAAGGAGGGGGTGTGGCTGACATTAGGCAgcagtgcacacagtgactgCCACACCACTAGATTAGCAGGGCTCTTAGAGGTTGTCATAGTTGCTATCCTTGGATTTGCAGAACTTGTAGAGGAAGAAGATGACCGCCTGCAGGCCCAGCACCAGCACGATGCCCCCAATAAAGCTGGCTGCATCAAAGGAGGACTTCTTATGGGGGGTTGTGGTGGGGAGCACTGTTGAGTTGGTCAGGCCTGCGatgaagaaaaaacaatacaTCAATTACAGAATGCTTCTACTCCACAGCACCATCAGTCACACAGTTTCCTAAACCAACTGAACGGTTTAAGCATGTTTCTTGTCAGAAACaaatttgttattatttctatggCCAAACattctgcatcacctagaattttaagattgagatgtaataaaaataaaaactatatgaccATTATTTAGATAATTTAAATttaacatcaaagaaactacaaaatgctatcgcaagtgtctaccggaagccacaacAGTAGTACATTAGtctgaaatgtcaaatttttcaatttgtcagttttccgttaagcacatggaaaactacaaagtggtatctaattcaatatgttaacataacattattcagcaggtttcattccactttatgaagcaaaatgagttaattctatagggcgatgccaAACTTTTAGCAATAGCTATACATATGTTAAGTTTGAGTGTTCTGTGGTTATGGGTGAAAAAATGACTTGCCTGTAGTAGGAACGGTGATATTGCGTGGGGTGGTTGGAGTCGCAGCAGTGGTGGTCATGTTCAAAGgagctgtgtttaaaaaagaaaaataaataacaattgtaaATCAAATTCTTCTACCAATTATTATACTGGTCAAAAATataacattcaataaaaaaagtagCTCCAtaaattcaaaaatattttatctGTAAAACAGCACCgcaaggtattttttaaaaacgggTCTGAAATGGTGAACCAGGACTAACAGAAGCCCTAACTCTGATTCATTACCTGTCGTTACTACAGCAGTGGAGTTGCTTGTAGTCGGTGGACCAACAGTGGTTGAAttgactgaagaaaaaaaaaaaagatcatgtcTAAGAAACACGTGAACAACAATAATTAatgagatttttatatatatataaaaaaaacaatagatgggcttcagtgattTACAGGAAAATAactccatctagggtttctgtgacgtcataaattataagaccgaaggtcgagtaatttataaatgGTCAGAGAAACtcaagatggaattgttttcctgtaactcaaaCAGAGGCCCATCTGTTCTTTTTTagaatacatggatacccttgtgcaGTGACTGACTGGGATTAAGGCTGCGACGATACTTGTAAGAATAAAATGCGGAATTTCCGTTCTGACAGAGAATTACATAAAGACGTTTAGCAAATTTCAATTACTGGCGTAAAAACAGGctgttttactgtttactgtaaatatacataaaCCACAGGAGACCTACAGACATTTAATATGTCAACACATGATGACCCAACATTCTGCACTAATTGAATCAGGATTAGGGAGAAGCCAtgcatgactgtgtgtgtgtgtgtgtgtgtgtgtgtgtgtgtcacagttttttttttaaataaagttgctgaaagggaAGTCCCCTCAATTTGTATTTAACTACAATATTTTAGGTGTGTTCTTAATGTAGTGAGTCATTTGAAGTATTTTCTATTTGATTAATCTACACAATAGcgaaagcaaaataataatgtttacttatttattttcccctCTTGATCACCAGCCCACTAACACACCTGCCCCGCTGGCATTTGCCAGAGCTGCCAGATGGCCAGTCTGGGCCtgcccttgtgatgctaatattatagaagacgaggttcagcagtacagttgttttttttttaaacttattgtttcagtgctgtacagacgttctatgtcattatcctttagtgcttcagctttatttggatgattgcctttacatTGTTtcaatttcctgttcctctccagtttctctgtgatacgaatgtaccagctttacatatttatttatttttaacgtattctcatgtttgttgatcattaatgaacatttctatattgtgggtgttgttgagtgattgaaaacaagacattttgtgtttgaattgaaagtgactgtctcgaggagtcgaatgggtcaaagttcaaatatcttttcctctagaggaattatcactttttaatgtcactactgtggtattatgccttttttctcgaatggctcaggatgcaaatatagccttcatcatCACATAgccttcatgtgtgtgtgtgtgtgtgtgtgtgtgtgtatatatatatatatatatgaccacacacacacaggcgtattttacagcactaggaaatccctctttttttaaaaaaaaaataggtagcTGATGAaatccagtgctgtaaaatgctataATAAAGTCCAAGGGTAGGGGTGTCTCAACACCCCTGCTTAAGAGTTTATTAAATATTCACGTGGTTGTCAGGAccttgttaatattttattggATTTAAATTTAATCCAGATGCCAGGCTATAGTTAGTCTTGAGTGGTTCAaatctaaggccctgtccacactatgcacttaaaccatattagttgcttttaaaccagcttaaaagtgctaaatacagttaGCATGTACAGTGCAGAGCGGTTAATACCGTACTCAAGACCACCTCAGGAGGTCCTCTTCAAGAGTCCTcttctaaattagatcgcatcaggtacTGAGGTTTGTCacaagtgtggacgctgtaatacattttctgtttaccCTCCAATGTCATAAAATGCTCTTTGATATGTTTGGCACGTGGACATTTCAAATAGAACTGAACAGGCCCTGGAGTGTAAACTCCTTATTGGCAAGTCCTGGAAAGAAAATCTGTTAAACCAGAGTGGAaattaacaaaagcacaacgttaaattaggcgactCCAGGAACGAAATGAGAGTTACAAGTAGGAACTGGGATGAGTAACTAATGTAATTTGTCagttgtgtttgaaataaaagcagattaCGACtcagtgacattgttttgtaattaacagctctTTCTGAATTTTCTTAAGAAACAGAAATCGGCTCCAAATGAGGTTTAAACGGACATCATCTGATAAACAATAAAACCTGGAAATTAAaatttacatgtgtgtgtttgcatttaccccccccccccaaaaaaaaaaaaaaaattagcactatgcacctctattaatatggagcataacacattattttaaacataaaatacaatgcatggtgggatactgtccattgtgctgctaggaacagtaactaaattattttaatagtgtttgtatgcattacATTCAACTAAACATGAAACTGTACTTCAGTGTGGGCTCTTTGAGTTGGATTAATTAGAACGGTTCCGAGTAAGGTTCTAGGGATCGGCTGTGTAGTGCTGGCATAGCCCAAGATTAAATTAGAGAGGTGTTCTAACTAGTTAACTTGATCAGTGTGCTTACTACACAACACCACTCCGACAATGGGGCAATACAGGGTACTCCCATCACTACAGTATTAAAAGCATGGAACGCATCTTTCTTCTGAAGTTAATAGGCAGAGACCTTTCAATCCAGCTGCtacaacacactcacactcatTAATACACCAGTGATTTTAAAAGTGAATGAGAACTGTGGACTTACCTGTACAAGAAGTTGTGTTGACAGCTGTGCAATTTGTGCTGAAGGCTTCAGTGTTATTCACACAGTGGCCTGAGACTGAGGAGTttactgctataaaaaaaaaagaaagtcacccattaaaagtgatttattatttttatttatttatttattaacaaaaattattttttgaCAGTGCCCACGCGCATAGTGTATTATGTCAGTCCAgtcacaaataatatatatattatatatataatatatatatatatatatatatatatatatatacacacacacacaaaaattttGCAAGCCTAACAAAATGGATACagtaagaaacaacaaaaaaaaaaacatactgtagataaaaatagacacaaaaacagaacataactgtactttaaaaaaattatgacTCTCCAGAGGCCTTCTCCACGTTCTATGTGCATGTCCCTTTAATTTTGGTCAGTATTAAATGCAACGCTCCTTTTGGCATTTACCCAAGTTCTGGAAAGACAGTCTCTGACAATTTGGAATCCACTCccattttctcaaaaaaaaaaaaaaaaaaaaaaacacccaaaaaccAAAGCCTTTGCTATTAAAGCAATATCGCAATCTGTGGCCCTCCTCTTAGTTAATGAAATCAAGAGACCAGACAAGCATTCATGAAATAGTGTTAGAAGCTCCATGTACCCCAAGATTATCATACTGTCAATGTATTGTCATTTCCTAGTAtcactgtggtgtttttttgcaACATGATCCCTTGACagatattcaattaaaaataagaatcTGTGAACCTGGAGGTGCTCCGTAGAGCTCCCAAGTCAGCTTCccatttcaatgctttttttttttttccctcccagcTGCAAGTCAATTTGACTAGCAAAGAACTAGGTTGCTCTGAATAGTCAAAACACAGCCCTCTAAAACAGTGCATTCTGGAAGACTGTGCTGAGTCagacaaataaatacagcagtaagCCCCGTTCTCAGCCTTTTTTATTGCAGTCTGTTAACATGTCTCTTTTTATCAGAGGTTACACTGCAGTTATCGGAGTGTAGATGTCACTACTATAAACGCTcaaattattattcataatagGCTACAACtgaaacaagtaaaaacaaaaaacagcagctgtaAATCGAACCCTGACATTGAATATCGTGCAAATTCTAGCGACAACTActcatcattaaaaaaattaaaaatcattaaCAGTTTCAAGGAACAATAAGTCCTCTTTTTATACAGCATGGTATAAAAACTAATTCAAATAAACCCTACAAGACACACTTTTAATTTTGTGGAATGtttgatttcattaaaatattatcgaTTTGTTATTGTGGGGTCCCAAAACGACAAATAATTAGATTAGTACCGCTATCGTTACAAGCCCAATAAACATACCAATTCAAGAGTTTGCATGTGGATTTAAAATCAGATACATTTAGAACGGTGAAACACGAAGCAAATTAAGACCAGCAATGGGGCCAACAAAATGTGGGCTTTgcttctgaatttaaaaatattaacaaattacTAAAAGtagtattaattaataaataaattaaaaaatatgcaatcACGAAATGGTTGTTTATGGCGTTTTTGTTTTAACTCTACTGTTGTGTGACATTTAGTCTCGGTTTCAAAATCTGAGCGGTGTTAATTTACTGTTGAGGTACAGTACCACAACATATCACTATTCCTGGGCATCTGAACAGAGCAGGCTGAAGTACCGTTTAGTCGGCTGTTTGA
The Polyodon spathula isolate WHYD16114869_AA chromosome 5, ASM1765450v1, whole genome shotgun sequence DNA segment above includes these coding regions:
- the LOC121315639 gene encoding sialomucin core protein 24-like isoform X1 gives rise to the protein MYWKLLFVALTLSVLGSTTAEELGACSNQTSCADCSEVIIEKTTACQWVECTAVNSSVSGHCVNNTEAFSTNCTAVNTTSCTVNSTTVGPPTTSNSTAVVTTAPLNMTTTAATPTTPRNITVPTTGLTNSTVLPTTTPHKKSSFDAASFIGGIVLVLGLQAVIFFLYKFCKSKDSNYDNL
- the LOC121315639 gene encoding sialomucin core protein 24-like isoform X2 produces the protein MYWKLLFVALTLSVLGSTTAEELGACSNQTSCADCSEVIIEKTTACQWVECTVNSSVSGHCVNNTEAFSTNCTAVNTTSCTVNSTTVGPPTTSNSTAVVTTAPLNMTTTAATPTTPRNITVPTTGLTNSTVLPTTTPHKKSSFDAASFIGGIVLVLGLQAVIFFLYKFCKSKDSNYDNL